One window of Streptomyces sp. FIT100 genomic DNA carries:
- a CDS encoding ABC transporter substrate-binding protein produces the protein MPANRTTMSCVSATVLALCAVLTGCGGPSDTGGSGKTVLRYTWWGNPDRAARTEQAVALFEERHPGIEVQTSFAGYEAYKQKLATQAAGGDAPDVMQLDYRQIDQYASGGVLLDLGTRRQTLRTGEIDTGLLATGVVDGKQYAIPQGRGTETVAYDAGQWKAAAVDLPRAGWTWDDWAAAMRALAKRTGKPGSVDPGQSEDCFEAWLRGQGKSLYTEDGGLGFTVGDLTRWWTFTDGLRREGAVSPAEETTQLDGSVENTPLARGRAIADFNWDAPTSALTAIVGEALTLAPLPSGADGTPGQYFKPSMFVGIAATTEHPEESAELIDFLINDKEAAKILGASRSIPVNESIRKEVVPGLKDFDRTIADYQASVEGTLEPPPQAPPAGDNALQTTFARDYDQVSFERMTPREAAENYIIEAEAELRP, from the coding sequence ATGCCCGCGAACCGGACAACGATGTCCTGTGTGTCGGCCACGGTGCTCGCCCTCTGCGCGGTGCTGACCGGCTGCGGTGGCCCGTCCGACACCGGCGGCAGCGGAAAGACCGTCCTGCGCTACACCTGGTGGGGCAACCCCGACCGCGCCGCCCGCACCGAGCAGGCCGTCGCGCTCTTCGAGGAGCGGCACCCCGGGATCGAGGTGCAGACCTCCTTCGCCGGCTACGAGGCGTACAAGCAGAAACTCGCCACCCAGGCCGCCGGCGGCGACGCCCCGGACGTGATGCAGCTCGACTACCGGCAGATCGACCAGTACGCCTCAGGCGGCGTCCTTCTCGACCTCGGCACCCGCAGGCAGACCCTGCGCACCGGCGAGATCGACACCGGGCTGCTGGCCACCGGAGTCGTGGACGGCAAGCAGTACGCGATCCCGCAGGGCCGCGGCACCGAGACCGTGGCGTACGACGCCGGGCAGTGGAAGGCCGCCGCGGTGGACCTCCCGCGCGCGGGCTGGACCTGGGACGACTGGGCGGCGGCCATGCGCGCGCTCGCGAAGCGGACCGGCAAGCCCGGCTCCGTCGACCCCGGGCAGAGCGAGGACTGCTTCGAGGCGTGGCTGCGCGGCCAGGGCAAGTCCCTCTACACCGAGGACGGCGGGCTGGGCTTCACCGTCGGCGACCTGACCCGGTGGTGGACCTTCACCGACGGGTTGCGCCGCGAGGGCGCCGTGTCCCCCGCCGAGGAGACGACACAGCTCGACGGATCCGTCGAGAACACCCCGCTGGCGCGCGGCAGGGCGATCGCCGACTTCAACTGGGACGCGCCGACCAGCGCGCTCACGGCGATCGTGGGGGAGGCCCTGACCCTCGCGCCGCTGCCGTCGGGCGCGGACGGCACACCCGGGCAGTACTTCAAGCCGTCGATGTTCGTCGGGATCGCGGCCACCACCGAACACCCCGAGGAGTCCGCCGAACTGATCGACTTCCTCATCAACGACAAGGAAGCGGCGAAGATCCTCGGCGCCAGCCGCAGCATCCCCGTCAACGAGTCCATCCGCAAGGAGGTCGTCCCCGGCCTGAAGGACTTCGACCGCACCATCGCCGACTACCAGGCGAGCGTGGAGGGCACCCTCGAACCCCCGCCGCAGGCCCCGCCGGCCGGCGACAACGCCCTGCAGACCACGTTCGCCCGCGACTACGACCAGGTGTCGTTCGAGCGGATGACACCGCGCGAGGCCGCCGAGAACTACATCATCGAGGCGGAGGCGGAGCTGAGGCCATGA
- a CDS encoding carbohydrate ABC transporter permease: protein MTTTDIPAAGVRAARRPAPGDKRPRRRREGAAWVFLSPWVLGAAVLTLLPMAVSLYLSFTDYDMFNPPHWVGLRNYVQMFTEDPRYWRSVGATLGYVVIAVPLQLALALLIALALKSMKRGKAFYRSAFYAPSLLGASMSVALVWRAVFNDGGTVDNLLSAVGIHTGGWVNRPGWALLAVALLTVWQFGAPMVIFLAGLQQIPAELYEAAAVDGASRWRQFVSVTLPMLSPVLFFNLVLQTIQAFQVFTPAFAVSAGKGGPADSTLFYTLYLYDRGFVASHMGYASAMAWTLLLVIGAVTAVLFRTSRTWVFYADEGDR, encoded by the coding sequence ATGACCACCACCGACATCCCCGCCGCCGGCGTACGCGCTGCGCGGCGCCCCGCACCGGGGGACAAGCGCCCCCGCCGCAGGCGCGAAGGCGCAGCCTGGGTGTTCCTCTCGCCCTGGGTGCTCGGCGCCGCCGTCCTGACGCTGCTGCCGATGGCCGTCTCGCTGTACCTGTCGTTCACCGACTACGACATGTTCAACCCCCCGCACTGGGTGGGCCTGCGCAACTACGTCCAGATGTTCACCGAGGACCCACGCTACTGGCGCTCGGTCGGCGCGACGCTCGGCTACGTCGTCATCGCCGTACCGCTGCAACTGGCGCTGGCGCTCCTCATCGCCCTCGCGCTCAAGTCCATGAAGCGCGGCAAGGCGTTCTACCGATCCGCCTTCTACGCCCCCTCACTCCTCGGCGCGTCCATGTCCGTCGCCCTCGTGTGGCGGGCAGTCTTCAACGACGGCGGCACGGTCGACAACCTGCTGTCCGCCGTCGGCATCCACACCGGCGGCTGGGTCAACCGGCCCGGCTGGGCGCTGCTCGCCGTGGCGCTGCTGACCGTATGGCAGTTCGGCGCCCCGATGGTGATCTTCCTGGCCGGACTCCAGCAGATCCCCGCCGAGCTGTACGAGGCCGCGGCCGTGGACGGAGCCAGCCGGTGGCGCCAGTTCGTCTCCGTGACACTGCCGATGCTGTCGCCCGTCCTCTTCTTCAACCTGGTGCTGCAGACCATCCAGGCGTTCCAGGTCTTCACGCCCGCCTTCGCGGTCAGCGCGGGCAAGGGCGGTCCTGCCGACTCCACGCTCTTCTACACGCTCTACCTCTACGACCGCGGCTTCGTCGCCTCCCACATGGGCTACGCCTCCGCTATGGCCTGGACGCTGCTGCTCGTGATCGGCGCCGTCACCGCGGTGCTCTTCCGCACCTCGCGCACCTGGGTCTTCTACGCCGACGAGGGGGACCGATGA
- a CDS encoding carbohydrate ABC transporter permease, producing MLYPLAWLLATSLKPADEVIASLRLLPSRLEWSNYTTALDGVSDVPVSRMLANSLLIAGGAVLGNVLSCSLAAYAFARLRFRLRGPLFAFMIATIMLPHHAVLIPQYIIFNQLGMVNTYWPLILPKFLATEAFFVFLIVQFMRGLPRELEEAARIDGCGPFRSFLQVILPLTRPALITTAIFTFIWTWNDFFTQLIYLFSPEKFTLTLALRSFVDASSQSAYGPMFAMSVIALLPIVLFFLAFQRFLVEGMASSGIKG from the coding sequence ATGCTCTACCCGCTGGCCTGGCTGCTCGCCACCTCGCTCAAGCCCGCCGACGAGGTCATCGCCAGCCTGAGGCTGCTGCCGAGCCGTCTTGAGTGGTCGAACTACACGACCGCGCTCGACGGAGTCAGCGACGTGCCCGTCAGCAGGATGCTCGCCAACTCCCTGCTGATCGCGGGCGGAGCGGTCCTCGGCAACGTCCTGAGCTGCTCGCTGGCCGCGTACGCCTTCGCCCGGCTGCGCTTCCGGCTGCGCGGGCCGCTGTTCGCGTTCATGATCGCGACGATCATGCTGCCGCACCACGCGGTGCTCATCCCGCAGTACATCATCTTCAACCAGCTAGGCATGGTGAACACCTACTGGCCGCTGATCCTGCCGAAGTTCCTCGCCACCGAGGCGTTCTTCGTCTTCCTCATCGTGCAGTTCATGCGCGGGCTGCCGCGCGAGCTGGAGGAGGCCGCCCGGATCGACGGCTGCGGCCCGTTCCGCAGCTTCCTCCAGGTGATCCTGCCGCTCACCCGGCCCGCGCTGATCACCACGGCGATCTTCACCTTCATCTGGACCTGGAACGACTTCTTCACCCAGCTGATCTACCTCTTCTCGCCGGAGAAGTTCACGCTCACCCTCGCCCTGCGGTCGTTCGTCGACGCCTCCAGCCAGTCGGCGTACGGCCCGATGTTCGCCATGTCGGTCATCGCGCTGCTGCCGATCGTGCTGTTCTTCCTCGCCTTCCAGCGCTTCCTCGTCGAGGGCATGGCCAGCTCCGGGATCAAGGGATGA
- a CDS encoding sirohydrochlorin chelatase: MHSPVTHNPVTHSTVAHSPALLVIAHGSRDPRHAATVHALVRRVRALRPALRVSTAFLDFNAPSVPQVLERMANDGVRDVVALPLLLTRAFHAKADIPAVLRDARTSHPRLRITQAEVLGPSPLLLDALERRLYEAGLTPATALLRGTPDPTAAARRAGSPAGDSPGRREVDRFKRSTGVVLAAAGSSDPEAIAVIAQTARELRHTGWCAVRPAFASAALPRTEDAVRALRAEGVARVAVAPYVIAPGRLPDRIATGAESAGADILADVLGPSPELARLLLQRYAQACATPVLAATG; the protein is encoded by the coding sequence ATGCACAGCCCCGTCACCCACAATCCCGTCACCCACAGCACTGTCGCCCACAGCCCCGCCCTGCTCGTCATCGCCCACGGCAGCCGCGACCCGCGGCACGCCGCGACCGTCCACGCCCTGGTGCGGCGCGTCCGGGCGCTGCGCCCGGCGCTGCGTGTGTCGACCGCGTTCCTCGACTTCAACGCGCCGTCGGTGCCGCAGGTCCTGGAGCGGATGGCGAACGACGGCGTACGGGACGTGGTGGCGCTGCCGCTGCTGCTGACGCGGGCCTTCCACGCCAAGGCCGACATCCCGGCCGTCCTGCGCGACGCCCGGACCAGCCACCCCCGCCTGCGCATCACCCAGGCCGAGGTGCTGGGCCCGTCCCCGCTGCTCCTGGACGCGCTGGAGCGGCGGCTGTACGAGGCGGGTCTCACGCCCGCCACTGCACTTCTCCGGGGGACGCCGGATCCGACTGCCGCTGCGCGGCGGGCCGGCTCCCCGGCCGGAGACTCCCCTGGGCGTCGCGAGGTCGATCGGTTCAAGCGCTCGACCGGGGTCGTCCTGGCCGCGGCGGGCTCCTCAGACCCGGAGGCGATCGCGGTGATCGCTCAAACAGCGCGGGAGCTGCGGCACACCGGCTGGTGCGCCGTGCGACCCGCGTTCGCCTCCGCCGCGCTGCCCCGCACCGAGGACGCGGTGCGGGCGCTGCGCGCCGAAGGCGTCGCCCGGGTGGCGGTGGCCCCGTACGTCATCGCCCCGGGCCGCCTCCCGGACCGCATCGCCACGGGCGCCGAGTCCGCGGGCGCCGACATCCTGGCGGACGTCCTCGGCCCCTCCCCCGAGCTGGCGCGCCTGCTGCTGCAGCGGTACGCACAGGCGTGCGCCACGCCGGTGCTGGCGGCTACGGGCTGA
- a CDS encoding ABC transporter permease, which translates to MASTETTDRAPRKADDLAGLEAGLDALDAVEIRRTPVREVLVRKVLPPALAIALVLVLWQLLVSAKVTTEDKLPAPASVWSGLTDMWLQGTLLDVIWTSVSRGLFGFLLALAIGTPLGLLVARVRFVRAAIGPILSGLQSLPSVAWVPPAVIWLGLNDSMMYAVILLGAVPSIANGLVSGVDQVPPLFLRAGRTMGATGLRGTWHIVMPAALPGYLAGLKQGWAFSWRSLMAAEIIASSPDLGLGLGQLLENGRNNIDMPGVFLAIILILIVGIAIDLLIFSPLERWVLRSRGLLVKN; encoded by the coding sequence ATGGCCAGCACTGAGACCACCGACCGGGCGCCGCGGAAGGCGGACGACCTCGCCGGGCTCGAAGCGGGCCTGGACGCGCTCGACGCCGTCGAGATCCGCCGGACGCCCGTGCGCGAGGTCCTCGTGAGGAAGGTCCTGCCGCCGGCCCTCGCCATCGCCCTCGTCCTCGTCCTCTGGCAGCTCCTCGTCTCCGCGAAGGTCACCACGGAGGACAAGCTGCCGGCGCCGGCCTCGGTGTGGTCGGGCCTGACCGACATGTGGTTGCAGGGCACCCTGCTGGACGTCATCTGGACCAGCGTGTCGCGCGGTCTGTTCGGCTTCCTGCTGGCCCTGGCGATCGGCACGCCGCTCGGCCTGCTCGTCGCCCGGGTGAGGTTCGTGCGGGCGGCGATCGGCCCGATCCTGTCGGGCCTGCAGTCGCTGCCGTCGGTGGCGTGGGTGCCGCCCGCCGTCATCTGGCTCGGTCTCAACGACTCGATGATGTACGCGGTCATCCTGCTCGGCGCCGTCCCGTCGATCGCCAACGGACTCGTCTCCGGCGTCGACCAGGTCCCGCCGCTCTTCCTGCGGGCCGGGCGCACGATGGGCGCCACCGGCCTCCGCGGCACCTGGCACATCGTCATGCCGGCGGCGCTGCCCGGCTATCTGGCCGGTCTGAAGCAGGGCTGGGCCTTCTCCTGGCGCTCGCTGATGGCCGCCGAGATCATCGCCTCGTCGCCCGATCTCGGCCTGGGTCTCGGCCAGTTGCTGGAGAACGGCCGCAACAACATCGACATGCCCGGCGTGTTCCTCGCGATCATCCTCATCCTGATCGTCGGCATCGCCATCGACCTGCTCATCTTCAGCCCGTTGGAGCGCTGGGTGCTCCGCAGTCGCGGGCTGCTCGTCAAGAACTGA
- a CDS encoding ABC transporter ATP-binding protein, translating into MASTLAKAAEGTAAVSHAARIEHVSKSFPGPAGSQLVLDDISLDVAPGEFVTLLGASGCGKSTLLNLVAGLDAPTAGAIATPGGRPALMFQEHALFPWLTAGKNIELALRLRGVPKSERRPETERLLELVRLGGAYGKRVHELSGGMRQRVALARALAQDSDLLLMDEPFAALDAITRDVLHGELTRIWQTANSGGSAKGNLSVLFVTHNVREAVRLAQRVVLLSSRPGRVAREWTVDIPQPRRIEDAAVAELSLEITEELRGEIRRHGQH; encoded by the coding sequence ATGGCCAGCACTCTTGCCAAGGCTGCCGAGGGCACCGCGGCGGTGTCCCACGCCGCCCGTATCGAGCACGTCTCGAAGTCCTTCCCCGGCCCGGCCGGCAGCCAGCTCGTCCTGGACGACATCAGCCTCGATGTCGCGCCGGGCGAGTTCGTCACCCTCCTGGGGGCCTCGGGCTGCGGCAAGTCCACACTGCTCAACCTGGTCGCGGGGCTCGACGCGCCGACCGCCGGGGCGATCGCGACGCCCGGCGGGCGGCCCGCCCTGATGTTCCAGGAGCACGCCCTCTTCCCGTGGCTGACCGCGGGCAAGAACATCGAACTGGCCCTGCGGCTGCGCGGGGTCCCCAAGTCCGAGCGTCGCCCGGAGACCGAGCGGCTGCTGGAGCTGGTCCGGCTCGGCGGCGCGTACGGCAAGCGCGTGCACGAGCTTTCCGGCGGGATGCGCCAGCGCGTGGCCCTGGCCCGCGCGCTCGCCCAGGACAGCGACCTGCTGCTGATGGACGAGCCGTTCGCGGCGCTCGACGCCATCACGCGGGATGTGCTGCACGGCGAGCTGACCCGTATCTGGCAGACCGCGAACAGCGGCGGCTCCGCCAAGGGGAACCTGTCGGTCCTCTTCGTCACGCACAACGTCCGCGAGGCCGTGCGGCTCGCCCAGCGTGTGGTGCTGCTGTCCTCGCGTCCCGGCCGGGTGGCCCGCGAGTGGACGGTGGACATCCCGCAGCCGCGCCGTATCGAGGACGCCGCCGTGGCCGAACTGTCGCTCGAGATCACCGAAGAACTGCGTGGGGAGATCCGCCGCCATGGCCAGCACTGA
- a CDS encoding aliphatic sulfonate ABC transporter substrate-binding protein — translation MPATRTSRTTRTALRRGLAAAAALPLLAVALTACGYGSQAADDKKTEVAAEGRKLSADTVRIGYFPNLTHATALVGLEQGLIQKELGGTTVKPQTFNAGPSEIEALNGGSLDIGFIGPSPSINGYVKSEGKNLRIISGSASGGVKLVVDPDKIKSVDDVKGKRIATPQKGNTQDVAFLNWIAEQGWKVDAESGKGDVSVVRTDNKVTPDAYKSGSIDGAWVPEPTASKLVSEGAEVLIDETTLWPGKQFVITNIIVSQTFLKEHPDVVEAVLRGTVKTNAWINANPDEAKASANAALKAETGKELAAKVIDPAWPSIRITDDPLAATLRTQADYAVKAKLLEQPDLNGIYDLTLLNKVLKAEGRPEVSDAGLGAE, via the coding sequence GTGCCTGCCACACGTACGAGCCGCACGACCCGTACTGCCCTGCGCCGCGGTCTCGCCGCTGCCGCCGCACTGCCTCTGCTGGCCGTGGCACTCACCGCCTGCGGCTACGGTTCCCAAGCCGCCGACGACAAGAAGACCGAGGTGGCGGCCGAGGGCAGGAAGCTCTCCGCGGACACCGTCAGGATCGGCTACTTCCCGAACCTCACCCACGCCACCGCGCTGGTCGGCCTCGAGCAGGGCCTGATCCAGAAGGAGCTCGGCGGCACCACGGTCAAGCCGCAGACCTTCAACGCGGGACCGTCCGAGATCGAGGCCCTCAACGGCGGCTCGCTCGACATCGGCTTCATCGGCCCCTCGCCGTCCATCAACGGCTACGTCAAGTCCGAGGGCAAGAACCTGCGGATCATCTCCGGCTCCGCCTCCGGCGGTGTGAAGCTGGTCGTCGACCCGGACAAGATCAAGTCGGTGGACGACGTCAAGGGCAAGAGGATCGCCACTCCGCAGAAGGGGAACACGCAGGACGTCGCGTTCCTCAACTGGATCGCGGAGCAGGGCTGGAAGGTCGACGCGGAGAGCGGCAAGGGCGATGTCTCCGTGGTCCGCACCGACAACAAGGTGACCCCGGACGCCTACAAGTCCGGCTCCATCGACGGCGCCTGGGTGCCCGAGCCGACCGCGTCCAAGCTGGTCTCCGAGGGGGCCGAGGTCCTCATCGACGAGACCACCCTCTGGCCCGGCAAGCAGTTCGTGATCACGAACATCATCGTGTCGCAGACCTTCCTCAAGGAGCACCCGGACGTCGTCGAGGCCGTGCTGCGCGGCACGGTGAAGACCAACGCGTGGATCAACGCCAACCCGGACGAGGCCAAGGCGTCGGCCAACGCGGCGCTGAAGGCGGAGACCGGCAAGGAACTGGCCGCCAAGGTCATCGACCCGGCGTGGCCGAGCATCCGGATCACCGACGACCCGCTGGCCGCGACGCTGAGGACGCAGGCCGACTACGCCGTCAAGGCGAAGCTGCTCGAACAGCCCGACCTGAACGGGATCTACGACCTGACGCTCCTCAACAAGGTGCTGAAGGCCGAGGGCAGGCCCGAGGTGTCCGACGCCGGCCTCGGCGCCGAGTAA
- a CDS encoding sulfate adenylyltransferase subunit 1, translated as MTSTADPAEQLAGQLSATTLLRFATAGSVDDGKSTLVGRLLHDSKSVLADQLEAVEHASRSRGQDAPDLALLTDGLRAEREQGITIDVAYRYFATPRRRFILADTPGHVQYTRNMVTGASTAELTVVLVDARNGVVEQTRRHAAIAALLRVPHVVLAVNKMDLVGYEESVFAAIAEEFTAYASELGVPEITAIPISALAGDNVVEASANMDWYGGPTVLEHLETVPVSHDLTGCHARFPVQYVIRPQTAEHPDYRGYAGQIAAGTFRVGESVTVLPSGLTSTIAGIDLLGTPVDVAWTPQSATLLLADDIDVSRGDIIVPSGDAPATTQDVEATVCHVADQPLTVGQRVLLKHTTRTVKAIVKDIPSRLTLDDLSQHPAPGQLVANDIGRVRVRTAEPLALDTYADSRRTGSFLLIDPADGTTLAAGMAGESFATARTAPVQDDEGWDF; from the coding sequence ATGACCAGCACCGCCGATCCGGCCGAGCAGCTCGCCGGGCAGCTGTCGGCCACCACCCTGCTGCGCTTCGCCACCGCGGGCTCCGTCGACGACGGGAAGTCGACCCTGGTGGGCCGGCTGCTGCACGACTCCAAGTCGGTCCTCGCCGACCAGCTGGAGGCCGTGGAGCACGCCTCGCGCTCCCGCGGCCAGGACGCCCCGGACCTGGCGCTGCTCACGGACGGCCTGCGGGCCGAGCGCGAGCAGGGCATCACGATCGACGTGGCGTACCGCTACTTCGCCACGCCGCGGCGCCGGTTCATCCTCGCCGACACCCCCGGGCATGTGCAGTACACCCGGAACATGGTCACGGGCGCCTCGACGGCCGAGCTGACGGTGGTCCTGGTCGACGCCCGCAACGGAGTGGTCGAGCAGACCCGCCGGCACGCCGCGATCGCCGCGCTGCTGCGCGTCCCGCACGTCGTCCTCGCCGTCAACAAGATGGACCTCGTCGGCTACGAGGAGTCCGTCTTCGCCGCCATCGCCGAGGAGTTCACGGCCTACGCGAGCGAGCTCGGCGTCCCCGAGATCACGGCGATCCCGATCTCTGCGCTCGCCGGCGACAACGTCGTGGAGGCTTCCGCGAACATGGACTGGTACGGCGGCCCCACCGTCCTGGAGCACCTGGAGACCGTGCCGGTCAGCCACGACCTGACCGGCTGCCACGCGCGCTTCCCGGTGCAGTACGTCATCCGACCGCAGACCGCCGAGCACCCCGACTACCGCGGCTACGCCGGACAGATCGCGGCCGGTACGTTCCGGGTCGGCGAGAGCGTGACCGTGCTGCCCTCCGGCCTCACCTCGACGATCGCCGGGATCGACCTGCTCGGGACGCCGGTGGACGTCGCCTGGACACCGCAGTCGGCGACGCTGCTCCTGGCGGACGACATCGACGTCTCGCGCGGCGACATCATCGTGCCGAGCGGCGACGCGCCCGCGACGACACAGGACGTCGAGGCGACGGTCTGCCATGTCGCCGACCAGCCGCTCACGGTGGGCCAGCGGGTGCTGCTCAAGCACACCACCCGCACGGTCAAGGCGATCGTCAAGGACATCCCGTCGAGGCTCACCCTCGACGACCTGTCCCAGCACCCGGCCCCCGGGCAGCTGGTGGCCAACGACATCGGCCGGGTCCGCGTCCGTACCGCCGAGCCCCTCGCGCTCGACACGTACGCGGACTCCCGCCGCACCGGATCGTTCCTGCTGATCGACCCGGCCGACGGCACGACCCTGGCGGCAGGCATGGCGGGCGAGTCCTTCGCCACCGCCAGGACCGCGCCGGTCCAGGACGACGAGGGGTGGGACTTCTGA
- the cysD gene encoding sulfate adenylyltransferase subunit CysD, which translates to MTTSINHVSGTAGGAGEDSPYALTHLDALESEGVHIFREVAGEFERPVILFSGGKDSIVMLHLALKAFAPAAVPFSLLHVDTGHNFPEVIGYRDRVVAEHGLRLHVASVQDYIDRGVLKERPDGTRNPLQTVPLTEAIQEHRFDAVFGGGRRDEEKARAKERVFSLRDEFSQWDPRRQRPELWQLYNGRHAPGEHVRVFPLSNWTELDVWQYIQREGIELPEIYFAHEREVFARGGMWLTAGDWGGPKDGESVETRLIRYRTVGDMSCTGAVDSQATTLDAVIAEIAASRLTERGATRADDKLSEAAMEDRKREGYF; encoded by the coding sequence GTGACGACCAGCATCAATCATGTGAGCGGTACCGCGGGCGGTGCGGGGGAGGACAGCCCGTACGCGCTGACGCATCTGGATGCGCTGGAGTCGGAGGGTGTGCACATCTTCCGTGAGGTGGCGGGTGAGTTCGAGCGGCCGGTGATCCTGTTCTCCGGGGGCAAGGACTCGATCGTGATGCTGCATCTGGCGCTGAAGGCGTTCGCCCCGGCGGCGGTCCCGTTCTCCTTGCTGCATGTGGACACCGGGCACAACTTCCCGGAGGTCATCGGGTACCGGGACCGTGTGGTCGCCGAGCATGGTCTGCGGCTCCATGTGGCTTCCGTACAGGACTACATCGACCGTGGTGTGCTCAAGGAGCGGCCGGACGGGACCCGTAACCCGCTCCAGACGGTGCCGCTGACCGAGGCGATCCAGGAGCACCGTTTCGACGCGGTGTTCGGCGGCGGTCGGCGTGACGAGGAGAAGGCGCGGGCCAAGGAGCGGGTGTTCTCGCTGCGGGACGAGTTCTCGCAGTGGGATCCGCGGCGTCAGCGCCCCGAGCTGTGGCAGCTCTACAACGGCCGCCACGCGCCGGGTGAGCATGTGCGGGTCTTCCCGCTGTCCAACTGGACCGAGCTGGATGTGTGGCAGTACATCCAGCGCGAGGGGATCGAGCTGCCGGAGATCTACTTCGCTCACGAGCGCGAGGTCTTCGCGCGCGGCGGGATGTGGCTGACGGCCGGCGACTGGGGTGGTCCGAAGGACGGCGAGAGCGTCGAGACGCGCCTGATCCGCTACCGCACGGTCGGTGACATGTCCTGCACCGGCGCCGTCGACTCCCAGGCGACGACGCTGGACGCCGTGATCGCCGAGATCGCCGCGTCCCGGCTCACCGAGCGGGGCGCGACCCGCGCCGACGACAAGCTGTCGGAGGCGGCGATGGAAGACCGCAAGCGCGAAGGGTACTTCTAG
- the cysC gene encoding adenylyl-sulfate kinase, with protein sequence MTTDENDENSGGKHVTGATVWLTGLPSAGKTTIAHELAGRLRDEGRRVEVLDGDEIREFLSAGLGFGREDRHTNVQRIGFVAELLASNGVTVLVPVIAPYADSREAVRKRHGAEGTAYVEVHVATPVEVCSVRDVKGLYAKQAAGEISGLTGVDDPYEEPEAPDLRIESHTQTVQESAASLYALLGERGLL encoded by the coding sequence ATGACGACCGATGAGAACGACGAGAACTCAGGGGGGAAGCACGTGACTGGGGCCACCGTCTGGCTCACCGGGCTGCCGAGCGCGGGCAAGACCACGATCGCCCACGAGCTGGCGGGCCGGCTCCGCGACGAGGGCCGCCGTGTCGAGGTGCTCGACGGGGACGAGATCCGCGAGTTCCTCTCGGCGGGCCTCGGCTTCGGCCGCGAGGACCGGCACACCAACGTCCAGCGGATCGGCTTCGTCGCCGAGCTGCTCGCGTCGAACGGCGTCACGGTGCTGGTCCCCGTGATCGCCCCGTACGCGGACAGCCGCGAGGCGGTCCGCAAGCGCCACGGCGCCGAGGGCACCGCGTATGTGGAGGTGCATGTCGCCACTCCGGTGGAGGTGTGCTCCGTGCGGGATGTGAAGGGGCTGTACGCCAAGCAGGCGGCCGGTGAGATCAGCGGCCTGACCGGGGTCGACGACCCGTACGAGGAGCCGGAGGCCCCGGACCTGCGGATCGAGTCGCACACCCAGACCGTGCAGGAGTCCGCGGCGTCGCTGTACGCGCTGCTCGGCGAGAGGGGACTCCTGTGA